The Bryobacteraceae bacterium genome includes a window with the following:
- a CDS encoding cytidine deaminase has translation MDRLVEAALEARRRARAPFSGFLVGAALEEEDGRVFAGCNVESASYGLTMCAERVAAFRAVAEGGRRFARIVIAADSAVLTPPCGACRQVLWELCGDVEIVLVNLQGARETMRLSTLLPRPFDATFLD, from the coding sequence GTGGACCGCCTGGTGGAAGCGGCGCTGGAAGCGAGACGGCGGGCGCGGGCCCCGTTTTCAGGTTTCCTCGTCGGCGCAGCGTTGGAGGAGGAAGACGGCCGGGTCTTCGCCGGATGCAACGTGGAAAGCGCTTCTTACGGGCTGACCATGTGCGCGGAACGGGTGGCGGCATTCCGGGCGGTGGCGGAAGGGGGGAGGCGCTTTGCGCGCATCGTCATCGCCGCGGACAGCGCAGTCCTGACGCCGCCGTGCGGCGCCTGCCGTCAGGTGCTGTGGGAGCTGTGCGGCGACGTCGAAATCGTCCTTGTGAACCTGCAGGGCGCGCGCGAAACCATGCGCCTTTCGACTCTCTTGCCACGGCCTTTCGATGCGACATTCCTGGATTAG
- a CDS encoding purine nucleoside phosphorylase, with protein MIRAAAAELSRRVPEWPRVALVLGSAQASFSNALEDRTVIPYAEVPGWPVPRVAGHAGELIVGRSGSKRVAVLSGRVHLYEGWTPQQVVFGVRVMGLLGVKVLVLTNAAGGIRETYRPGMQVFLTDHINLQGVNPLVGPNDDSLGPRFPDMSEAYDRGLLDLARNTAREIGMEAGEGVYAAMLGPSFETPAEIRFLRTIGADLAGMSTVPEVIAARHMGMRVLAISTVTNMAAGMQAKLSHEEVLETGRASAAELRRFLEAFLEKLEV; from the coding sequence ATGATCCGCGCCGCCGCTGCTGAACTGAGCCGCCGGGTGCCCGAATGGCCGCGCGTCGCCCTCGTTCTGGGCAGCGCGCAGGCTTCCTTCAGCAACGCTCTGGAGGACCGCACCGTGATTCCTTACGCCGAGGTCCCCGGCTGGCCGGTGCCGCGCGTGGCGGGCCATGCCGGCGAGCTGATCGTCGGCCGTTCCGGATCGAAGCGCGTGGCCGTCCTCAGCGGACGCGTGCATCTCTACGAAGGCTGGACGCCGCAGCAGGTCGTGTTCGGCGTGCGCGTGATGGGACTGCTCGGCGTGAAGGTCCTGGTGCTGACGAACGCAGCCGGCGGAATCCGGGAAACCTACCGTCCGGGCATGCAGGTGTTCCTGACCGATCACATCAATCTGCAGGGCGTGAATCCCCTCGTCGGGCCCAACGACGACAGCCTCGGGCCGCGGTTTCCCGACATGTCGGAAGCCTACGACCGCGGACTGCTGGATCTGGCCAGGAACACGGCGCGCGAGATCGGCATGGAGGCGGGCGAGGGCGTCTATGCCGCCATGCTCGGTCCCAGTTTTGAAACGCCGGCGGAGATCCGTTTCCTGCGCACGATCGGCGCGGATCTGGCAGGCATGTCCACTGTGCCGGAAGTGATCGCCGCGCGGCACATGGGCATGCGCGTGCTGGCCATCTCCACGGTAACGAACATGGCCGCCGGCATGCAGGCGAAGCTCAGCCACGAAGAAGTGCTCGAGACAGGCAGGGCCAGCGCGGCGGAGCTGCGGCGGTTTCTCGAAGCGTTTCTCGAAAAGCTGGAGGTCTGA
- the yeiM gene encoding nucleoside transporter, whose protein sequence is MGRFTGLLGLLCILALCYAFSSNRRAIRPRIVAWGLGLQFIFAFLVLKTDFGLLFQAASVAVNALLEFAEKGSEFLFGPLGVKTGAFGVVFAFQVLPIVIFIASLFSVLYYFGVMQVVIRAMAWLMHRVMRCSGAESTDVAASIFMGQTEAPLTIRPFLPKLTQSELFTIMTAGMSHVSGAVMAAYVKIAGVDIKHLLTAVIMTAPATLVLAKMLIPETEEPETAGEVKIEIEKPGVNVIDAAARGAGEGLHLALNIAGMLIAFISLIALLNGVMGWVHGMFSWFPESLQKLFGIVFAPVAWLLGVSWKDAQAVGDMLGTRMVLNEFIAFLRLGELKDSLDPRSFVISTFALCGFANFSSIAIQIGGIGALAPNRKSDLARLGVRAMLAGTMANFMSACIAGMLL, encoded by the coding sequence ATGGGGCGTTTCACAGGCCTGCTGGGGCTGCTGTGCATCCTGGCCCTGTGCTACGCCTTTTCCAGCAACCGCCGGGCGATCCGGCCGCGGATTGTCGCCTGGGGTCTCGGCCTGCAGTTCATCTTCGCGTTTCTGGTGCTGAAAACCGACTTCGGGCTGCTGTTCCAGGCTGCCAGCGTGGCCGTGAACGCACTGCTTGAGTTCGCCGAAAAAGGCAGCGAATTCCTGTTCGGTCCGCTCGGAGTGAAGACCGGCGCGTTCGGCGTCGTGTTCGCCTTTCAGGTTCTGCCGATCGTCATCTTCATCGCCAGCCTGTTTTCGGTGCTGTACTACTTCGGCGTCATGCAGGTGGTCATCCGCGCGATGGCCTGGCTGATGCACCGCGTCATGCGCTGCTCGGGGGCTGAATCCACCGACGTGGCAGCCAGCATCTTCATGGGGCAGACGGAAGCTCCGCTGACGATCCGCCCGTTCCTCCCGAAGCTGACGCAGAGCGAGCTGTTCACCATCATGACGGCGGGGATGTCCCACGTCTCCGGCGCGGTGATGGCGGCGTATGTGAAGATCGCCGGCGTCGACATCAAGCATCTTCTGACAGCAGTGATCATGACCGCTCCGGCGACGCTTGTGCTCGCCAAGATGCTCATTCCGGAAACGGAAGAGCCGGAAACGGCGGGCGAGGTGAAAATCGAAATCGAAAAGCCGGGCGTCAACGTCATCGACGCGGCGGCGCGCGGCGCGGGCGAGGGGCTGCACCTGGCGCTGAACATCGCCGGCATGCTGATTGCGTTCATCTCGCTCATCGCTCTGCTCAACGGCGTCATGGGCTGGGTGCACGGCATGTTCTCGTGGTTTCCTGAATCGCTGCAGAAGCTGTTCGGAATCGTCTTCGCTCCCGTCGCCTGGCTGCTGGGCGTGAGCTGGAAAGACGCGCAGGCTGTCGGCGACATGCTGGGCACGCGGATGGTGCTGAACGAGTTCATCGCCTTCCTGAGGCTGGGCGAGCTGAAGGACTCTCTGGACCCGCGTTCCTTCGTCATCTCGACGTTCGCTCTCTGCGGCTTCGCCAACTTCAGCTCCATCGCGATCCAGATCGGCGGGATCGGCGCGCTGGCGCCCAACCGGAAATCGGACCTGGCGCGGCTGGGCGTGCGCGCGATGCTCGCCGGCACGATGGCGAATTTCATGTCAGCCTGTATTGCAGGAATGCTGCTATGA